A single window of Microbacterium oryzae DNA harbors:
- the ftsZ gene encoding cell division protein FtsZ, protein MSQNQNYLAVIKVVGVGGGGVNAVNRMIELGLRGVEFIAVNTDAQALLMSDADVKLDVGRELTRGLGAGADPEVGRRAAEDHAEEIEQALAGADMVFVTAGEGGGTGTGGAPVVARIAKSIGALTIGVVTKPFSFEGRRRQNQAELGVATLKEEVDTLIVVPNDRLLEISDRGISMVEAFATADQVLLAGVQGITDLITTPGLINLDFADVKSVMQGAGSALMGIGSARGADRAIKAAELAVESPLLEASIEGAHGVLLSIQGGSNLGIFEINDAAQLVKEAAHPEANIIFGTVIDDTLGDEVRVTVIAAGFDSGEPQSRVEVPAFNGRAEPHKPASLPHVVRTEEKPAAEPAKAEREPVSVAVSNPVLPDTSGFDSAFGGDDLDIPDFLK, encoded by the coding sequence ATGAGCCAGAACCAGAACTACCTCGCCGTGATCAAGGTCGTCGGCGTCGGCGGCGGTGGCGTCAACGCGGTGAACCGCATGATCGAACTCGGGCTTCGCGGCGTCGAGTTCATCGCGGTCAACACCGACGCGCAGGCGCTGCTGATGAGCGACGCCGACGTCAAGCTCGACGTCGGACGCGAGCTCACCCGCGGACTCGGCGCGGGCGCGGACCCCGAGGTCGGGCGTCGCGCGGCGGAGGATCACGCGGAGGAGATCGAGCAGGCGCTCGCGGGCGCCGACATGGTGTTCGTCACCGCGGGCGAGGGCGGCGGCACGGGCACGGGCGGCGCGCCCGTCGTGGCGCGCATCGCCAAGTCCATCGGCGCCCTGACCATCGGCGTCGTGACGAAGCCCTTCTCCTTCGAGGGGCGTCGTCGTCAGAACCAGGCCGAGCTCGGCGTCGCGACGCTGAAGGAAGAGGTCGACACCCTCATCGTCGTCCCGAACGACCGTCTGCTGGAGATCAGCGACCGGGGCATCTCGATGGTGGAGGCCTTCGCCACGGCAGACCAGGTGCTGCTCGCCGGTGTGCAGGGCATCACCGACCTCATCACCACGCCGGGTCTCATCAACCTCGACTTCGCCGACGTCAAGTCGGTGATGCAGGGAGCGGGCTCCGCTCTCATGGGCATCGGCTCCGCGCGCGGCGCGGATCGCGCGATCAAGGCGGCAGAGCTGGCCGTCGAGTCGCCCCTCCTCGAGGCGTCGATCGAGGGTGCGCACGGCGTGCTGCTGTCGATCCAGGGCGGTTCGAACCTCGGCATCTTCGAGATCAACGACGCCGCTCAGCTCGTCAAGGAGGCCGCGCACCCCGAGGCGAACATCATCTTCGGCACGGTCATCGACGACACTCTCGGCGACGAGGTGCGCGTCACGGTGATCGCCGCGGGCTTCGACAGCGGCGAGCCGCAGTCGCGCGTGGAGGTCCCCGCGTTCAACGGGCGCGCCGAGCCGCACAAGCCGGCCTCGCTGCCGCACGTCGTGCGCACGGAGGAGAAGCCCGCCGCCGAGCCCGCCAAGGCCGAGCGCGAGCCGGTGTCGGTTGCCGTCTCGAATCCGGTCCTGCCCGACACGAGCGGGTTCGACTCGGCGTTCGGCGGCGACGACCTCGACATCCCCGACTTCCTGAAGTAG
- the ftsW gene encoding putative lipid II flippase FtsW produces the protein MARTTVPTEAERGRGPVTARVSLGRSFTPLPLEFLLIASAALLLTLFGILMVISATTVTSMQTANNPYNDGGKHAIFAAVGIPLMLVVSRFPMRWLKRMAGVALIGAVLLQLLVFTPLGMEVGGNRNWLNFGVLSVQPSEFIKLTLAIWCAFILDRKKALLGRWKHVLVPLGPVAVVAMGTVMAGKDLGTVMVIALVVLGALFFSGVKLRYFVPPVLAAVLAIAAFAILSPNRMTRILSVFDTSCLDRYLNECYQPLHGIWGLASGGLLGLGLGNSKEKYDWLPAAADDYIFAIVGEELGLIGCLAVLALFLVLAFGAFRVVARAEDLFVRVVAGALGVWIVGQALINVGVVLRVFPALGVPLPFLSSGGSSLIAVLLACGVLLACARTLPAPADPRHVPKTQAKGRRTPA, from the coding sequence ATGGCGCGCACGACGGTCCCGACAGAGGCTGAGCGCGGGCGCGGCCCCGTCACGGCGCGGGTGTCGCTGGGGCGGTCATTCACGCCCCTTCCGCTGGAGTTCCTCCTCATCGCCTCGGCGGCGCTGCTGCTGACCCTGTTCGGCATCCTCATGGTGATCTCGGCGACGACGGTCACCTCGATGCAGACCGCGAACAACCCGTACAACGACGGCGGCAAGCACGCGATCTTCGCGGCGGTCGGCATCCCGCTCATGCTCGTGGTGAGCCGCTTCCCGATGAGGTGGCTGAAGCGGATGGCGGGCGTCGCGCTCATCGGGGCGGTCCTGCTGCAGCTGCTCGTCTTCACGCCGCTCGGCATGGAGGTCGGCGGCAACCGGAACTGGCTGAACTTCGGGGTCCTCTCCGTGCAGCCGTCGGAGTTCATCAAGCTCACGCTCGCGATCTGGTGCGCGTTCATCCTCGATCGCAAGAAGGCGCTGCTCGGCCGGTGGAAGCACGTGCTCGTGCCGCTCGGCCCTGTGGCGGTCGTCGCGATGGGCACCGTCATGGCGGGCAAGGACCTCGGCACCGTCATGGTCATCGCGCTGGTGGTGCTGGGTGCGCTGTTCTTCTCCGGTGTGAAGCTCCGCTACTTCGTGCCGCCCGTGCTCGCGGCCGTCCTCGCGATCGCGGCGTTCGCCATCCTCAGCCCCAACCGCATGACGCGCATCCTCAGCGTCTTCGACACCAGCTGCCTCGACCGCTACCTCAACGAGTGCTACCAGCCCCTGCACGGCATCTGGGGCCTCGCCAGCGGCGGCCTCCTCGGACTCGGCCTCGGCAACTCGAAGGAGAAGTACGACTGGCTGCCCGCTGCGGCCGACGACTACATCTTCGCGATCGTCGGCGAGGAGCTGGGCCTCATCGGCTGCCTCGCCGTGCTCGCGCTGTTCCTCGTGCTGGCGTTCGGGGCGTTCCGCGTCGTGGCACGCGCGGAGGACCTCTTCGTGCGCGTCGTCGCCGGCGCCCTCGGCGTGTGGATCGTCGGACAGGCGCTCATCAACGTCGGCGTCGTGCTGCGGGTGTTCCCCGCGCTCGGCGTGCCGCTGCCGTTCCTGTCGTCGGGAGGCTCGTCGCTCATCGCGGTGCTGCTGGCGTGCGGCGTGCTCCTCGCGTGCGCGCGCACCCTTCCCGCGCCCGCCGACCCGCGGCATGTCCCGAAGACGCAGGCCAAGGGGCGCCGCACGCCTGCATGA
- a CDS encoding UDP-N-acetylglucosamine--N-acetylmuramyl-(pentapeptide) pyrophosphoryl-undecaprenol N-acetylglucosamine transferase, with the protein MTTYLLAGGGTAGHVNPLLAVADGLRARRADDEILVLGTREGLESRLVPERGYELLVVEKVPFPRRPNAAALRFPARWRKAIADVRRYIRERGVDVVLGVGGYAAAPAYIAARREGVPYVVHEANARPGLANVLGARGAAFVGVAFAGTPLRRGEVVGMPLRPEIVHLDRGATRAQAAAHFGLDADKPVLLAFGGSLGARRINEALAGSWQEILDAGWQLLHITGERSELADPGAAGYALRRYVDRMDLAFALADLVVSRSGASTVSEISALGIPAVYVPYAVGNGEQRLNASSVVEAGAAILIDDAAFTPEKVREAILPLLRDRARIERMADAAADAGTRRGTENVIAHLDAALAGRRAA; encoded by the coding sequence GTGACGACCTACCTCCTCGCCGGCGGCGGCACCGCCGGCCACGTGAACCCCTTGCTCGCCGTCGCCGACGGGCTGCGTGCACGGCGCGCCGACGACGAGATCCTCGTCCTCGGCACGCGCGAGGGGCTGGAGTCGCGGCTCGTTCCCGAGCGCGGCTACGAGCTGCTGGTCGTCGAGAAGGTGCCGTTCCCGCGCCGTCCGAATGCCGCTGCGCTCCGCTTCCCCGCGCGGTGGCGGAAGGCCATCGCCGATGTGCGCCGATACATCCGCGAGCGCGGCGTCGACGTGGTCCTCGGCGTGGGCGGCTACGCGGCCGCACCCGCCTACATCGCCGCGCGCCGCGAGGGCGTGCCGTACGTCGTGCACGAGGCGAACGCGCGGCCGGGCCTCGCGAACGTGCTCGGCGCCCGCGGCGCGGCGTTCGTCGGGGTGGCCTTCGCCGGCACGCCGCTGCGCCGCGGCGAGGTCGTCGGCATGCCGCTGCGTCCCGAGATCGTGCACCTCGACCGCGGCGCGACCCGCGCGCAGGCCGCCGCGCACTTCGGCCTCGACGCCGACAAGCCCGTGCTCCTCGCCTTCGGCGGCTCGCTCGGCGCGCGCCGCATCAACGAGGCCCTCGCCGGCTCCTGGCAGGAGATCCTCGACGCGGGATGGCAGCTCCTCCACATCACCGGGGAGCGCTCGGAGCTCGCCGACCCGGGCGCCGCCGGCTACGCGCTGCGCCGCTACGTCGACCGCATGGACCTCGCCTTCGCGCTGGCCGACCTCGTCGTGTCGCGCTCCGGAGCGTCCACCGTCAGCGAGATCAGCGCCCTCGGCATCCCCGCCGTGTACGTGCCGTACGCGGTGGGCAACGGCGAGCAGCGCCTCAACGCGAGCTCGGTGGTCGAGGCGGGTGCCGCCATCCTCATCGACGACGCGGCCTTCACGCCCGAGAAGGTGCGCGAGGCCATCCTGCCCCTGCTGCGCGACCGCGCACGGATCGAGCGGATGGCCGATGCGGCCGCCGACGCCGGCACGCGTCGCGGCACGGAGAACGTCATCGCGCACCTCGACGCCGCCCTCGCCGGGCGCCGCGCCGCCTGA
- a CDS encoding YggS family pyridoxal phosphate-dependent enzyme, whose protein sequence is MSALAERLAAVDARIADAARSAGRDARDITRIVVTKFHPASLVRELHGLGVVDVGENRQQELVAKSEELSELDLRWHFIGQLQTKKARSVRRAAAAIHSVDRERLVDALDGAAEPGDAPLDVLVQVNLTDDPARGGIAPDGVTALAERIAAAPTLALKGVMAVAPLDEPPASAFARLAGYAELVRAVEPAATWISAGMSADLVEAIACGATHLRIGSAITGPRAARV, encoded by the coding sequence ATGAGCGCCCTCGCCGAGCGGCTGGCGGCCGTCGACGCTCGCATCGCGGACGCCGCACGCTCGGCGGGGCGCGATGCGCGTGACATCACGCGCATCGTCGTGACGAAGTTCCATCCGGCCTCGCTCGTCCGCGAGCTCCACGGCCTCGGGGTCGTGGACGTCGGGGAGAACCGGCAGCAGGAGCTCGTCGCCAAGTCGGAGGAGCTGTCCGAGCTCGACCTGCGCTGGCACTTCATCGGCCAGCTGCAGACGAAGAAGGCGCGCTCCGTGCGCCGCGCGGCCGCGGCCATCCACTCGGTCGACCGGGAGCGCCTCGTCGACGCGCTCGACGGGGCGGCCGAGCCGGGTGATGCTCCGCTGGACGTGCTCGTGCAGGTCAATCTCACCGACGATCCCGCTCGCGGCGGCATCGCGCCCGACGGCGTGACCGCCCTCGCGGAGCGGATCGCGGCGGCGCCCACACTCGCGCTGAAGGGCGTGATGGCGGTCGCGCCGCTCGACGAGCCGCCGGCCTCCGCGTTCGCGCGGCTCGCCGGATACGCCGAGCTCGTGCGGGCCGTCGAGCCCGCCGCCACCTGGATCTCCGCCGGCATGTCGGCGGATCTCGTCGAGGCGATCGCCTGCGGCGCGACACACCTGCGGATCGGCTCCGCAATCACCGGCCCGCGCGCGGCGCGGGTCTAG
- the murC gene encoding UDP-N-acetylmuramate--L-alanine ligase produces the protein MIKPDLTVPIPERIDAVHFIGIGGSGISGLARMFLAAGVPVSGSDRAESQNTRDLEALGATVHIGHDAANLGDVDTVVYTGAIWPENPEFLAAKERGLAVIHRSQALHYLIGGRRLVSVAGAHGKTTSTGMIVTALAAIGADPSYVNGGVIQQLGASSGVGSDDLFVVEADESDGTFLLYDTSVALITNVDADHLDHYGSHEAFDDAFVRFADEAREAVVISSDDPGARRVTARLAHENVVTFGEAESADVRVVDIDAHGPVGFTLVRGSERVSGRLAVPGRHNAINAAGAVAVLLQLGYGLEPAVRAVESFGGTVRRFELHGVEHGVSVYDDYAHHPTEVAAALAAARTVVGEGRIIALHQPHTYSRTQLMAGEFARVLEEHADHTVVLDVYGAREDPIPGVTGELVSGAFADPSHVHFVADWQQAADYTASVAREGDYVITLGCGDVYRIIPQVLGSLASAGAAD, from the coding sequence ATGATCAAGCCCGACCTCACCGTCCCCATCCCCGAGCGCATCGACGCCGTGCACTTCATCGGCATCGGCGGCTCCGGCATCTCGGGGCTCGCCCGCATGTTCCTCGCCGCCGGCGTCCCGGTCTCCGGATCCGACCGCGCGGAGAGCCAGAACACCCGCGACCTCGAGGCCCTCGGCGCCACCGTGCACATCGGGCACGACGCGGCGAATCTCGGCGACGTCGACACGGTGGTCTACACCGGCGCGATCTGGCCCGAGAACCCCGAGTTCCTCGCGGCGAAGGAGCGCGGCCTCGCCGTCATCCACCGCTCGCAGGCCCTGCACTACCTCATCGGCGGACGCCGACTCGTCTCGGTCGCCGGCGCCCACGGCAAGACGACCTCGACGGGCATGATCGTCACGGCGCTGGCGGCCATCGGCGCCGATCCGAGCTACGTCAACGGCGGCGTCATCCAGCAGCTGGGCGCGTCGAGCGGCGTGGGCAGCGACGACCTCTTCGTCGTCGAGGCCGACGAGTCCGACGGCACCTTCCTGCTGTACGACACGTCCGTCGCGCTCATCACGAATGTCGACGCCGACCACCTCGACCACTACGGCTCTCACGAGGCGTTCGACGACGCCTTCGTGCGCTTCGCCGACGAGGCCCGCGAGGCCGTCGTCATCTCCTCCGACGACCCCGGCGCCCGCCGCGTCACCGCCCGCCTCGCGCACGAGAACGTCGTGACCTTCGGCGAGGCCGAGAGCGCCGACGTGCGGGTCGTCGACATCGACGCCCACGGGCCGGTGGGCTTCACCCTCGTCCGCGGCAGCGAGCGCGTGTCGGGCCGGCTCGCCGTGCCCGGCCGCCACAACGCGATCAACGCCGCCGGCGCGGTGGCGGTGCTGCTGCAGCTCGGCTACGGGCTCGAGCCCGCCGTCCGCGCGGTGGAGTCGTTCGGCGGGACGGTCCGCCGCTTCGAGCTGCACGGCGTGGAGCACGGCGTCAGCGTCTACGACGACTACGCGCACCACCCCACGGAGGTCGCCGCCGCCCTCGCCGCCGCGCGCACGGTCGTGGGCGAGGGGCGCATCATCGCCCTCCACCAGCCGCACACCTACTCGCGCACCCAGCTGATGGCGGGCGAGTTCGCCCGGGTGCTCGAGGAGCACGCCGACCACACCGTCGTGCTCGACGTGTACGGCGCGCGCGAGGACCCGATCCCGGGCGTCACCGGAGAGCTCGTCAGCGGCGCGTTCGCCGATCCGTCGCACGTGCACTTCGTCGCGGACTGGCAGCAGGCCGCCGACTACACGGCCTCGGTCGCGCGCGAGGGGGACTACGTCATCACCCTCGGCTGCGGCGACGTGTACCGGATCATCCCGCAGGTGCTCGGCTCGCTCGCGAGCGCCGGCGCAGCGGACTGA
- a CDS encoding FtsQ-type POTRA domain-containing protein → MRRPGPLPPSSRPETPSAADEERQLAERRAAMERLGIERAPAEAPIAPEHVAPERAAPEGPAAEGRAAEGRAADDHTDTAPIVALRPAEPRVAARAVNATSDGDADDAEERSGERVGWAGVWRAARARRRVLRAEVRRFTARARRRRLGWTIALGSLLVLVVGSVGAAYSPLFAVEEISVEGTELLDAGAVASALEDQVGKPLPLVDDSAVKAALVGFPLVQSYTIEAHPPHDLVVRIVERTPVGVLQSDAGFTTVDAAGVALTTAGERPGGLPLIEVDGGTTSEAFLTVGEVLRALPEELRSSVTSATATTAEDVSLLLGEDGPQVIWGSADRSPYKALVLQKALGGALAENATVYDVSAPDTIIVR, encoded by the coding sequence ATGCGGCGGCCGGGTCCCCTTCCGCCCTCCTCGCGCCCGGAGACGCCCTCCGCCGCGGACGAGGAGCGGCAGCTCGCCGAGCGCCGCGCCGCGATGGAGCGGCTGGGCATCGAGCGCGCCCCGGCCGAGGCTCCGATCGCGCCCGAGCACGTCGCTCCTGAGCGGGCCGCTCCAGAGGGACCGGCAGCTGAGGGCCGCGCCGCGGAGGGTCGCGCTGCCGACGACCACACCGACACCGCGCCGATCGTCGCGCTGCGCCCCGCCGAGCCGCGCGTCGCCGCGCGGGCCGTGAATGCGACCTCGGATGGCGATGCCGACGACGCCGAGGAGCGCTCCGGCGAGCGCGTGGGCTGGGCGGGCGTCTGGCGCGCCGCCCGTGCGCGCCGCCGGGTGCTCCGCGCGGAGGTGCGGCGTTTCACAGCGCGCGCGCGTCGGCGCCGGCTCGGCTGGACGATCGCGCTGGGATCGCTCCTCGTGCTCGTGGTCGGCAGCGTGGGAGCGGCCTACAGTCCGCTCTTCGCGGTCGAGGAGATCAGCGTGGAGGGCACCGAGCTCCTGGACGCGGGCGCCGTGGCCTCGGCGCTCGAAGACCAGGTGGGCAAGCCCCTTCCGCTCGTCGACGACAGCGCCGTGAAGGCCGCGCTCGTCGGCTTCCCCCTCGTGCAGAGCTACACGATCGAGGCGCACCCGCCCCACGACCTCGTGGTGCGGATCGTGGAGCGCACGCCCGTCGGCGTGCTCCAGTCCGACGCCGGCTTCACCACCGTCGACGCCGCGGGCGTCGCCCTGACGACCGCGGGCGAGCGCCCCGGGGGACTGCCGCTCATCGAGGTCGACGGCGGCACGACGTCGGAGGCCTTCCTCACGGTGGGCGAGGTGCTGCGTGCCCTGCCGGAGGAGCTCCGCTCGAGCGTGACCTCCGCGACGGCGACCACCGCGGAGGACGTCTCCCTCCTGCTCGGAGAGGACGGCCCGCAGGTGATCTGGGGAAGTGCGGACCGCTCGCCGTATAAGGCGCTGGTGCTGCAGAAGGCGCTCGGCGGGGCGCTCGCGGAGAACGCCACGGTGTACGACGTGTCGGCGCCCGACACGATCATCGTGCGCTGA